From the genome of Chelonoidis abingdonii isolate Lonesome George chromosome 25, CheloAbing_2.0, whole genome shotgun sequence, one region includes:
- the LOC116834283 gene encoding uncharacterized protein LOC116834283, which translates to MAGGKCQVAPGRGFLLLCILTLHFSSWNPVASADLNSTPAMFTVITPSVLETSPISSTSMVSNHSANGTEDTPLTCQSFQCSGERCYQDKAYANDTVTCHNESHCELYRLTHTNYTAKCSSECGRGNGTEMCVTNGSVSMSKCILECCNSPLCLQLNATAYGDLPPTTTPAPTTTTMKPPPKNGKVCTTFSCNGDGCFKGKKSAAECIVGFDFCEMKKIGSDYVAGCSKVCKTASPACVRGAAAPCYQECCQATPKTSCLKLDGKVHVNGAGQVALAPILKLLACGVGLVIHYSLSTFLQG; encoded by the exons ATGGCAGGTGGGAAATGCCAGGTCGCTCCAGGCCGAG GGTTCCTCCTGCTCTGCATTTTGACTCTGCATTTTAGCTCTTGGAATCCTGTTGCATCAGCAG ACCTGAACTCTACTCCTGCCATGTTTACGGTCATCACTCCCTCTGTTCTGGAGACTTCCCCTATTTCCAGCACATCTATGGTCTCCAACCACTCTGCGAATGGGACAGAAGACACACCT CTCACCTGCCAGAGTTTTCAGTGCTCTGGTGAGAGATGCTACCAGGACAAAGCTTATGCCAATGACACCGTGACCTGCCACAATGAATCTCACTGTGAG CTCTATCGTCTCACCCACACAAACTACACAGCCAAGTGCAGCAGTGAGTGTGGGAGAGGGAACGGCACTGAGATGTGTGTGACCAACGGCAGCGTGAGCATGAGCAAGTGCATCCTGGAGTGCTGCAACTCGCCCCTGTGCCTGCAACTCAATGCCACCGCCTATG GTGACTTGCCGCCCACCACCACTCCAGCTCCCACAACGACCACCATGAAGCCACCTCCCAAAAAT GGGAAAGTGTGCACAACCTTCTCCTGTAATGGAGATGGATGCTTCAAAGGCAAGAAGTCTGCTGCTGAATGCATCGTTGGATTCGACTTCTGTGAG ATGAAGAAGATTGGCTCAGATTACGTGGCTGGATGTAGCAAAGTCTGCAAGACTGCCAGCCCAGCCTGTGTCAGAGGAGCAGCTGCCCCCTGTTACCAGGAATGCTGCCAAGCTACCCCTAAAACTAGCTGCCTGAAACTGGATGGCAAGGTGCACGTCAATGGCGCTGGGCAGGTGGctctggccccaatcctgaaacTCCTGGCCTGTGGTGTGGGTCTTGTCATACATTACAGCCTCTCCACTTTCCTTCAGGGTTAA